The Nocardioides humi genome includes a region encoding these proteins:
- a CDS encoding helix-turn-helix domain-containing protein: MRETLLAFVEERESYVATAVRVHLHKNTVKYRVDRAVEARGKPLGDERLDLELALIACKWLAPEVLARAGG; this comes from the coding sequence CTGCGGGAGACGCTGCTCGCCTTCGTCGAGGAGCGCGAGAGCTATGTCGCCACCGCCGTCCGCGTGCACCTGCACAAGAACACCGTGAAGTACCGCGTCGACCGCGCCGTCGAGGCCCGCGGCAAGCCGCTCGGCGACGAGCGGCTGGACCTCGAGCTCGCGCTGATCGCGTGCAAGTGGCTCGCGCCGGAGGTGCTGGCCCGGGCGGGCGGCTGA
- a CDS encoding class I adenylate-forming enzyme family protein — MTLEHLPWHRPAAYDDRPCVRDERTELTYRTFAERVDAAAEHFAAQGVRRGSVVAVMLPNRVELLVAIMAAWRLGAAATPVNPTFTATEAEHQIRDSGAVLVIDGDSVADLPTTPTGTLPPAETRSGDLALLVYTSGSTGRPKGVMLDHGNVDAMIAGMGEAIGVGADDHCLLVLPLFHVNAICVSWLTPMSAGAQLSVLQRFHPVAFLQAIERLRPSYFSAVPTIYSHLVALSAEVIPDTSSVRFAICGAAPAPPELFAAVEERFGFPLVEGYGLSEGTCASTCNPVDGLRKPGTVGPALPGQLVAIMSPDGTLVPHGERGEVVVKGANVMRGYLNRPEATAETLGDGWLHTGDVGILDEDGYLRIVDRIKDMIIRGGENIYPKEIENVLHSSPDVLEAAVVGSPDPVYGEVVVAFVSARPGHAVDVDALIAHCRGELTKIKVPVALHVLDALPKNPVGKIDKPALRARLAGA, encoded by the coding sequence ATGACCCTCGAGCACCTCCCCTGGCACCGCCCGGCGGCGTACGACGACCGCCCCTGCGTCCGCGACGAGCGGACCGAGCTCACCTACCGGACCTTCGCGGAGCGCGTGGACGCCGCGGCCGAGCACTTCGCCGCGCAGGGCGTGCGCCGCGGCTCGGTGGTCGCCGTGATGCTCCCCAACCGGGTCGAGCTGCTCGTCGCGATCATGGCCGCGTGGCGCCTGGGCGCCGCCGCGACGCCGGTCAACCCCACCTTCACCGCGACCGAGGCGGAGCACCAGATCCGCGACTCGGGGGCCGTCCTGGTGATCGACGGCGACAGTGTCGCGGACCTGCCCACCACGCCCACCGGCACCCTGCCGCCGGCCGAGACGCGGTCGGGCGACCTCGCGCTGCTCGTCTACACCAGCGGGTCCACCGGCCGCCCCAAGGGCGTGATGCTCGACCACGGCAACGTCGACGCGATGATCGCCGGCATGGGCGAGGCGATCGGGGTCGGCGCCGACGACCACTGCCTGCTGGTGCTGCCGCTGTTCCACGTCAACGCGATCTGCGTGAGCTGGCTGACGCCGATGTCGGCGGGCGCGCAGCTGTCGGTGCTGCAGCGGTTCCACCCGGTCGCGTTCCTGCAGGCGATCGAGCGGCTGCGGCCGTCGTACTTCTCGGCGGTGCCGACGATCTACTCCCACCTGGTCGCCCTGTCCGCCGAGGTCATCCCCGACACGAGCTCGGTGCGGTTCGCGATCTGCGGCGCCGCGCCGGCGCCGCCGGAGCTGTTCGCGGCCGTGGAGGAGCGGTTCGGGTTCCCGCTGGTCGAGGGCTACGGGCTCTCGGAGGGCACCTGCGCGTCGACGTGCAACCCGGTCGACGGTCTCCGCAAGCCCGGCACCGTAGGACCCGCGCTGCCCGGCCAGCTGGTCGCGATCATGTCCCCCGACGGCACCCTGGTCCCCCACGGCGAGCGCGGCGAGGTCGTCGTCAAGGGCGCCAACGTGATGCGCGGCTACCTCAACCGCCCGGAGGCCACGGCCGAGACGCTCGGCGACGGCTGGCTGCACACCGGCGACGTCGGGATCCTCGACGAGGACGGATATCTCCGCATCGTGGACCGGATCAAGGACATGATCATCCGGGGCGGGGAGAACATCTACCCCAAGGAGATCGAGAACGTCCTGCACTCCTCCCCCGACGTGCTCGAGGCGGCCGTGGTCGGCAGCCCCGACCCGGTGTACGGCGAGGTGGTGGTCGCCTTCGTGTCCGCCCGTCCCGGCCACGCCGTCGACGTCGACGCCCTGATCGCGCACTGTCGCGGGGAGCTGACGAAGATCAAGGTCCCGGTGGCGCTCCACGTGCTGGATGCTCTCCCCAAGAACCCCGTCGGAAAGATCGACAAGCCCGCGCTGCGGGCCCGACTCGCAGGAGCCTGA
- a CDS encoding DUF3556 domain-containing protein has protein sequence MGFLKPAPEPLPPADFLALPLRERIRVLSTNWVTEGFNTPRMLHVVYILKMLGLYFAVGLAITSWTTDHVHFTDPGTWFDNIVVYQKLAVWLMLLEVIGLGGAFGPLCGHFAPMLGNIRYWLRPGTIRMAPWGRHVPLTGGDERTVGDVVLYVAVLASLACPLLVQAAPVPLVPSGTGPQELIPPLAFVPILVTMPLMGLRDKVVFLAARSEQYLPIMLFSATLGAIALRDGADAADFVNLVVAFKIIICVVWIGAGTSKIGEHFINVVPPMVSNSPGQLNVVKRLHYRDAPDDIRPSRLAWLMAHVGGTTVEIIIPVVLLLTTDDTIAMLGAIAMLVFHIFITSTFPLAVPLEWNVYFGYIAIVLWGGTDLGAGFDASTYNVWEFSEPLLLLPVFALLLFGPVLGNLRPDLVSFLPSMRQYAGNWASAVWAMRPGVEQRLNELLLVETQNDQLQRMPGMAYTADEAEMTVQKALAWRSMHSQGRGLFSVLYEHLDDIETRDVREGEFMCNILVGWNFGDGHLHDERLVAAVQRRLGLEPGDLVVAYCESQATPWRTSRPQEYRVIDAALGVVERGTWDVRDCVREQPWLPNGPVPLRVTWTAGGYQRKDPVA, from the coding sequence ATGGGATTCCTCAAGCCCGCACCGGAGCCGCTGCCGCCCGCCGACTTCCTGGCGCTGCCGCTGCGGGAGCGGATCCGGGTGCTCAGCACCAACTGGGTGACCGAGGGCTTCAACACCCCGCGGATGCTCCACGTCGTCTACATCCTCAAGATGCTCGGCCTCTACTTCGCCGTCGGCCTGGCCATCACGTCGTGGACCACCGACCACGTTCACTTCACCGACCCGGGCACCTGGTTCGACAACATCGTGGTCTACCAGAAGCTCGCGGTCTGGCTGATGCTGCTGGAGGTGATCGGCCTCGGCGGCGCCTTCGGCCCGCTGTGCGGCCACTTCGCGCCGATGCTCGGCAACATCCGCTACTGGCTGCGGCCCGGCACGATCCGGATGGCGCCGTGGGGCCGCCATGTCCCGCTCACCGGCGGTGACGAGCGGACCGTCGGCGACGTCGTCCTGTACGTCGCCGTGCTGGCCAGCCTCGCCTGCCCGCTCCTCGTCCAGGCCGCCCCGGTGCCGCTGGTGCCGTCCGGGACGGGGCCTCAGGAGCTCATCCCGCCGCTGGCGTTCGTGCCGATCCTGGTGACGATGCCGTTGATGGGACTGCGCGACAAGGTGGTGTTCCTGGCCGCCCGGTCCGAGCAGTACCTGCCGATCATGCTGTTCTCCGCGACGCTGGGGGCGATCGCGCTGCGCGACGGCGCCGACGCCGCGGACTTCGTCAACCTGGTCGTCGCCTTCAAGATCATCATCTGCGTCGTGTGGATCGGCGCCGGCACCTCCAAGATCGGCGAGCACTTCATCAACGTCGTCCCGCCGATGGTGTCCAACAGCCCCGGCCAGCTCAACGTGGTCAAGCGGCTCCACTACCGCGACGCACCCGACGACATCCGGCCGTCGCGGCTCGCGTGGCTCATGGCCCACGTCGGCGGCACCACCGTCGAGATCATCATCCCGGTCGTGCTGCTGCTCACGACCGACGACACGATCGCCATGCTCGGCGCGATCGCGATGCTGGTCTTCCACATCTTCATCACCTCGACCTTCCCGCTGGCCGTGCCGCTGGAGTGGAACGTCTACTTCGGCTACATCGCGATCGTGCTGTGGGGCGGGACCGACCTCGGCGCCGGGTTCGACGCGTCGACGTACAACGTCTGGGAGTTCTCCGAGCCGCTGCTGCTCCTGCCGGTCTTCGCGCTGCTGCTGTTCGGGCCGGTGCTCGGCAACCTGCGCCCCGACCTGGTGTCCTTCCTCCCGTCCATGCGGCAGTACGCCGGCAACTGGGCCTCCGCGGTCTGGGCGATGCGGCCCGGCGTGGAGCAGCGGCTCAACGAGCTGCTGCTGGTGGAGACCCAGAACGACCAGCTGCAGCGGATGCCCGGCATGGCCTACACCGCCGACGAGGCCGAGATGACCGTGCAGAAGGCGCTCGCCTGGCGCTCGATGCACAGCCAGGGCCGCGGGCTGTTCTCGGTCCTCTACGAGCACCTCGACGACATCGAGACCCGCGACGTCCGCGAGGGCGAGTTCATGTGCAACATCCTCGTGGGCTGGAACTTCGGCGACGGCCACCTGCACGACGAGCGTCTGGTCGCCGCCGTCCAGAGGCGGCTCGGCCTGGAGCCCGGCGACCTCGTCGTCGCCTACTGCGAGTCGCAGGCCACGCCGTGGCGGACCTCGCGCCCGCAGGAGTACCGCGTGATCGACGCCGCCCTCGGCGTCGTCGAGCGCGGGACCTGGGACGTGCGCGACTGCGTCCGGGAGCAGCCGTGGCTGCCGAACGGGCCGGTGCCGCTGCGCGTGACCTGGACGGCGGGCGGCTACCAGCGGAAGGATCCCGTCGCGTGA
- a CDS encoding phytoene desaturase family protein has protein sequence MSTAVVVGSGPNGLAAAIRLAQAGLAVTVVEAHDRPGGGTRTSELTLPGLLHDDCAAFHPTGVASPFFASLGLERHGLRWLWPEVDLAHPLDDGRAGIATRDLVSSAASLGADATAWTRMLGPAVRHFDDLIAEVLQPVVHVPRHPVTLGRFGAKALLPATVLARRFRDAPARALFTGVAAHKFGRLDLPLSASVGLMLGASAHAVGWPVAEGGTESITRALLAELASYDGRVVTGVRVASLAQLDELAGGRPDVVVLDTAPAGVLDIVGDRLPARVRRALSRYSYGPAAFKVDLAIEGDIPWTSPDCRRAGTLHLGGSAAEIATVEAATVRGEMPERPFVLLGQQYLCDPARSSGSTNPVYAYAHVPHRYDGDATDAVLAQIERFAPGFRERVLAVSTRDPAALEAHNANYVGGDISAGANTARQIAFRPRISLSPYALGVDGVYLCSSATPPGAGVHGMGGFHAAEAALARLR, from the coding sequence GTGAGCACCGCCGTCGTCGTGGGCAGCGGGCCCAACGGGCTCGCCGCCGCGATCCGCCTCGCCCAGGCCGGCCTGGCGGTCACGGTCGTCGAGGCGCACGACCGGCCCGGCGGCGGCACCCGGACCAGTGAGCTCACCCTGCCCGGACTGCTCCACGACGACTGCGCGGCCTTCCACCCCACCGGGGTCGCGTCCCCCTTCTTCGCCTCGCTCGGCCTCGAGCGGCACGGCCTGCGCTGGCTCTGGCCGGAGGTCGACCTCGCCCACCCGCTCGACGACGGCCGCGCCGGCATCGCCACCCGCGACCTCGTCTCGTCGGCTGCCTCGCTGGGGGCCGACGCGACCGCGTGGACGCGGATGCTCGGCCCCGCGGTGCGCCACTTCGACGACCTGATCGCCGAGGTCCTCCAGCCGGTCGTGCACGTCCCGCGGCACCCGGTCACGCTCGGCCGGTTCGGGGCGAAGGCGCTGCTGCCGGCCACCGTGCTCGCCCGGCGGTTCCGGGACGCCCCGGCGCGGGCGCTGTTCACCGGTGTCGCCGCGCACAAGTTCGGCCGGCTCGACCTGCCGCTCAGCGCCTCCGTCGGGCTGATGCTCGGCGCGAGCGCGCACGCCGTCGGCTGGCCGGTGGCCGAGGGCGGCACGGAGTCGATCACCCGGGCGCTGCTGGCCGAGCTGGCGTCGTACGACGGGCGGGTGGTGACCGGCGTCCGCGTCGCCTCGCTCGCCCAGCTCGACGAGCTGGCGGGCGGGAGGCCCGACGTCGTGGTGCTCGACACCGCGCCCGCCGGCGTACTCGACATCGTCGGCGACCGGCTGCCGGCGCGGGTCCGGCGGGCACTGTCGCGCTACTCCTACGGGCCCGCCGCGTTCAAGGTCGACCTCGCGATCGAGGGCGACATCCCGTGGACCAGCCCCGACTGCCGGCGCGCCGGCACCCTCCACCTCGGCGGCTCCGCGGCGGAGATCGCCACCGTCGAGGCGGCCACCGTGCGCGGCGAGATGCCGGAGCGGCCGTTCGTGCTGCTCGGCCAGCAGTACCTGTGCGACCCCGCGCGGTCCTCGGGATCGACGAACCCGGTCTACGCCTACGCCCACGTCCCCCACCGGTACGACGGCGACGCCACCGACGCCGTGCTGGCGCAGATCGAGCGGTTCGCCCCGGGCTTCCGGGAGCGGGTGCTGGCGGTGTCGACGCGCGACCCGGCCGCGCTGGAGGCCCACAACGCCAACTACGTCGGCGGCGACATCAGCGCCGGCGCGAACACGGCACGGCAGATCGCGTTCCGGCCGCGGATCTCGCTCAGCCCCTACGCCCTCGGCGTCGACGGGGTCTACCTGTGCTCGTCGGCCACGCCGCCCGGCGCGGGTGTGCACGGCATGGGCGGGTTCCATGCCGCGGAGGCCGCGCTGGCGCGGCTGCGCTGA
- a CDS encoding NADPH-dependent F420 reductase: protein MTTLGIIGAGNIGSNVARAAIAAGYDVVIANSRGPETLGDLVAELGPRARAATAEEAGRAGDVVVVTVPLHALDKIPVEPLAGKIVLDTNNYYFERDGHIEALDQGETTTSELVQRHLPTSKVAKAFNHIVATQIVTDGAPAGTPGRRALATASDHDDAVELVTRLYDELGFDTVNIGPLSESWRVERDRPAYVVAQDAEELRANLAIANRLP from the coding sequence GTGACCACTCTGGGAATCATCGGCGCGGGGAACATCGGAAGCAACGTGGCCCGGGCGGCGATCGCCGCAGGCTACGACGTGGTGATCGCCAACTCTCGCGGGCCGGAGACGCTCGGCGACCTCGTCGCCGAGCTCGGCCCCCGGGCCCGGGCGGCGACCGCGGAGGAGGCGGGGCGGGCCGGCGACGTCGTGGTCGTGACGGTGCCGTTGCACGCCCTCGACAAGATCCCCGTCGAGCCGCTCGCGGGCAAGATCGTGCTCGACACGAACAACTACTACTTCGAGCGCGACGGGCACATCGAGGCGCTCGACCAGGGCGAGACGACGACCTCCGAGCTGGTGCAGCGCCACCTGCCCACGTCGAAGGTCGCCAAGGCGTTCAACCACATCGTCGCGACCCAGATCGTCACCGACGGCGCGCCCGCCGGCACCCCGGGCCGCCGGGCGCTGGCGACGGCGAGCGACCACGACGACGCGGTCGAGCTCGTCACCCGTCTCTACGACGAGCTCGGCTTCGACACCGTCAACATCGGCCCGCTGAGCGAGTCCTGGCGGGTCGAGCGCGACCGCCCGGCCTATGTCGTGGCCCAGGACGCCGAGGAGCTGCGCGCCAACCTCGCGATCGCCAACCGCCTTCCCTGA
- the miaA gene encoding tRNA (adenosine(37)-N6)-dimethylallyltransferase MiaA encodes MPSPPTTPAIVAIVGPTASGKTALSLDLAEALGGEIVNTDAMQVYRGMDIGTAKLPPAERRGIPHHLLDTLGVRDPATVAEFQGWARAAIADIRGRGATPLLVGGSALYTRAILDRFEFPGTDPAVRARLEAELAEAGSPALHARLRSLDPESAERIEIENGRRVVRALEVIEITGRPFSASLPVQEYADPRTVQLGVTVDRAVLERRIEARVRQMFDDGLLAEVERLLGEGLAEGRTAALAIGYRQARAVLAGELTPDEAIERTVIATRQFARRQLAWWRNDPRITWLAYDDPDRVAKALAVVRGIPAGTGRW; translated from the coding sequence ATGCCCAGCCCGCCCACCACGCCTGCGATCGTGGCGATCGTCGGGCCGACGGCCAGTGGCAAGACGGCGCTCTCCCTCGACCTCGCCGAGGCGCTGGGGGGCGAGATCGTCAACACCGACGCGATGCAGGTCTACCGCGGCATGGACATCGGTACGGCGAAGCTGCCGCCCGCCGAGCGCCGCGGGATCCCGCACCACCTGCTCGACACGCTCGGGGTCCGCGACCCGGCCACGGTGGCGGAGTTCCAGGGCTGGGCGCGGGCCGCGATCGCCGACATCCGCGGGCGCGGCGCGACGCCGCTCCTCGTCGGCGGCTCGGCGCTCTACACCCGCGCCATCCTCGACCGGTTCGAGTTCCCCGGCACCGATCCGGCGGTCCGCGCCCGGCTGGAGGCCGAGCTCGCCGAGGCCGGCAGTCCGGCGCTCCACGCGCGCCTGCGGTCGCTGGACCCGGAGTCCGCCGAGCGGATCGAGATCGAGAACGGCCGCCGCGTCGTACGCGCCCTGGAGGTCATCGAGATCACCGGCCGGCCGTTCAGCGCGAGCCTCCCCGTCCAGGAGTACGCCGACCCGCGCACCGTGCAGCTCGGCGTCACCGTCGACCGGGCCGTCCTGGAGCGCCGGATCGAGGCGCGGGTGCGGCAGATGTTCGACGACGGCCTCCTCGCCGAGGTCGAGCGCCTCCTCGGCGAGGGCCTCGCGGAGGGCCGCACCGCCGCCCTGGCCATCGGCTACCGCCAGGCGAGGGCGGTCCTGGCCGGCGAGCTGACGCCCGACGAGGCGATCGAGCGGACGGTCATCGCGACCCGGCAGTTCGCCCGCCGGCAGCTGGCGTGGTGGCGCAACGACCCGCGCATCACCTGGCTGGCGTACGACGACCCGGACCGGGTCGCGAAGGCGCTCGCCGTGGTCCGGGGAATACCTGCCGGAACGGGGCGTTGGTGA
- a CDS encoding antitoxin, with amino-acid sequence MGFLDRLKGAKDTVTDKVGEAVDKHGDKIESGLDKAAGFVDDKTGGKYHDKIEGATGKAKDALGKLESDQPGDDTPA; translated from the coding sequence ATGGGATTCCTGGACAGGCTGAAGGGCGCCAAGGACACCGTCACCGACAAGGTGGGCGAGGCCGTCGACAAGCACGGCGACAAGATCGAGTCCGGGCTCGACAAGGCCGCCGGCTTCGTCGACGACAAGACGGGCGGCAAGTACCACGACAAGATCGAGGGCGCGACCGGCAAGGCCAAGGACGCCCTCGGCAAGCTGGAGAGCGACCAGCCCGGCGACGACACCCCCGCGTAG
- a CDS encoding antitoxin, protein MGFLDDAKDKLTDAVDKQGDKIGDAVDKAAGFASDKTGGKFDDKIELGAEKAKDALDSLDGKNDDIS, encoded by the coding sequence GTGGGCTTTCTCGATGACGCCAAGGACAAGTTGACCGACGCGGTCGACAAGCAGGGCGACAAGATCGGCGACGCGGTGGACAAGGCCGCCGGCTTCGCCTCGGACAAGACCGGCGGCAAGTTCGACGACAAGATCGAGCTGGGCGCCGAGAAGGCGAAGGACGCCCTCGACTCGCTCGACGGCAAGAACGACGACATCAGCTGA
- a CDS encoding NUDIX domain-containing protein → MTVLDPATGASRFVVVPASYVFLLREAPDGTGTEVLLQLRRHTGYMDGHWAAAAAGHVERGETAEAAARREALEEIAVADLDLVFATAMQRTAHDLPIDERIDFFFTARSWSGEPRIVEPAKCADLRWFPLSALPTPVVPHEAVVLAGLRSGALPTLTHHGF, encoded by the coding sequence GTGACCGTCCTGGACCCCGCGACCGGCGCCAGCCGGTTCGTGGTCGTCCCCGCCTCGTACGTCTTCCTCCTGCGGGAGGCGCCGGACGGCACGGGCACCGAGGTGCTCCTCCAGCTGCGCCGGCACACCGGCTACATGGACGGCCACTGGGCCGCCGCCGCGGCCGGGCACGTCGAGCGCGGCGAGACCGCGGAGGCCGCGGCCCGGCGGGAGGCGCTGGAGGAGATCGCGGTCGCCGATCTCGACCTGGTCTTCGCCACCGCGATGCAGCGCACCGCCCACGACCTGCCGATCGACGAGCGCATCGACTTCTTCTTCACCGCCCGGTCCTGGTCCGGCGAACCGCGGATCGTGGAGCCGGCCAAGTGCGCGGACCTGCGCTGGTTCCCGCTGTCCGCCCTGCCCACACCCGTGGTCCCGCACGAGGCCGTCGTCCTCGCGGGGCTGCGCTCCGGCGCGCTGCCCACGCTGACCCACCACGGGTTCTGA
- the miaB gene encoding tRNA (N6-isopentenyl adenosine(37)-C2)-methylthiotransferase MiaB produces MTSTQQQPRTYEVRTYGCQMNVHDSERLSGLLEDAGYLPFDKDAEGGRADCADIVVFNTCAVRENADNRLYGNLGHLAPIKAKRPGMQIAVGGCMAQKDRETVVKRAPWVDVVFGTHNIGSLPALLDRARSQEEAQVEILESLEVFPSTLPTKRESAYAAWVSVSVGCNNTCTFCIVPSLRGKEKDRRPGEILAEIEALVAEGVSEITLLGQNVNAYGVEFGDRQAFSKLLRACGEIEGLERVRFTSPHPAEFTDDVIEAMAETPNVMPSLHMPLQSGSSKVLKDMRRSYRRERFLGIIERVRAALPDAAITTDIIVGFPGETEEDFQQTLEVVREARFSGAFTFQYSKRPGTPAATLPDQVPQAEVTDRYNRLVELVNEITWAENKRLVGRELELMVAEGEGRKDAATRRLSGRAPDNRLVHFEADFSQVDGEPRPGDMVTVEVTYAAPHHLVADGPVRALRRTRSGDAWERRTAAPAAASASVGLGMPSIGVPAPLPDAPVCG; encoded by the coding sequence ATGACCAGCACGCAGCAGCAGCCGAGGACCTACGAGGTCCGCACCTACGGCTGCCAGATGAACGTCCACGACTCCGAGCGCCTCTCGGGGCTCCTCGAGGACGCCGGCTACCTCCCGTTCGACAAGGACGCCGAGGGCGGGCGGGCCGACTGCGCCGACATCGTGGTGTTCAACACCTGCGCGGTCCGGGAGAACGCCGACAACCGTCTCTACGGCAACCTCGGCCACCTCGCGCCGATCAAGGCCAAGCGGCCGGGCATGCAGATCGCCGTCGGCGGCTGCATGGCGCAGAAGGACCGCGAGACCGTCGTGAAGCGGGCGCCGTGGGTGGACGTCGTGTTCGGCACCCACAACATCGGGTCGCTGCCGGCACTGCTCGACCGGGCGCGCAGCCAGGAGGAGGCGCAGGTCGAGATCCTGGAGTCCCTCGAGGTCTTCCCGTCGACGCTGCCGACCAAGCGGGAGTCGGCGTACGCCGCGTGGGTGTCGGTGAGCGTGGGCTGCAACAACACCTGCACGTTCTGCATCGTGCCGAGCCTGCGCGGCAAGGAGAAGGACCGGCGGCCCGGCGAGATCCTCGCCGAGATCGAGGCGCTGGTCGCCGAGGGCGTCTCGGAGATCACGCTGCTGGGCCAGAACGTCAACGCGTACGGCGTGGAGTTCGGCGACCGGCAGGCGTTCTCCAAGCTGCTGCGGGCCTGCGGCGAGATCGAGGGCCTGGAGCGGGTCCGGTTCACCAGCCCCCACCCGGCCGAGTTCACCGACGACGTCATCGAGGCCATGGCCGAGACGCCCAACGTGATGCCGAGCCTGCACATGCCGCTGCAGTCCGGCTCCTCGAAGGTCCTCAAGGACATGCGGCGGTCCTACCGGCGCGAGCGGTTCCTCGGGATCATCGAGCGGGTCCGCGCGGCCCTGCCCGACGCGGCGATCACGACCGACATCATCGTCGGTTTCCCCGGCGAGACCGAGGAGGACTTCCAGCAGACCCTCGAGGTCGTGCGGGAGGCCCGCTTCTCCGGGGCGTTCACGTTCCAGTACTCCAAGCGTCCCGGTACGCCGGCCGCGACCCTGCCCGACCAGGTGCCCCAGGCGGAGGTCACCGACCGCTACAACCGGCTCGTCGAGCTGGTCAACGAGATCACCTGGGCCGAGAACAAGCGGCTCGTCGGCCGCGAGCTGGAGCTGATGGTCGCCGAGGGCGAGGGCCGCAAGGACGCCGCCACCCGCCGCCTGTCGGGCCGCGCGCCCGACAACCGGCTGGTCCACTTCGAGGCCGACTTCTCCCAGGTCGACGGCGAGCCGCGGCCCGGCGACATGGTCACCGTCGAGGTCACCTACGCCGCCCCCCACCACCTGGTCGCCGACGGGCCGGTGCGCGCGCTGCGTCGTACCCGCTCCGGTGACGCGTGGGAGCGTCGTACCGCGGCCCCGGCCGCCGCGAGCGCGAGCGTCGGGCTGGGCATGCCGTCGATCGGCGTCCCCGCTCCGCTGCCGGACGCGCCCGTCTGCGGCTGA
- a CDS encoding VOC family protein has product MLGERGAVLTGIRQIKLPVGDLQVSVRWYARVLGLRLVAELADPDGTLVRIVTPPQAGPFVGVVSGPDGSPSFYDTPRLRVDP; this is encoded by the coding sequence GTGCTCGGAGAGCGTGGCGCCGTGTTGACGGGCATCCGCCAGATCAAGCTTCCGGTTGGTGACCTCCAGGTCAGCGTCCGCTGGTACGCGCGGGTCCTCGGCCTGCGGCTCGTCGCGGAGCTCGCCGATCCCGACGGCACCCTGGTCCGGATCGTCACACCGCCGCAGGCGGGCCCGTTCGTCGGCGTGGTCAGCGGCCCGGACGGCTCTCCCTCCTTCTACGACACCCCACGGCTCCGCGTCGACCCGTGA
- a CDS encoding amino acid ABC transporter ATP-binding protein, which translates to MTVTDDAPADKSAQRSGEPLVELSDVQKWYGGLHVLQDINLSVARGEVVVVIGPSGSGKSTLCRTINRLEPIDSGQILVDGEPLPQEGKALARHRADVGMVFQSFNLFAHKTILENVTLGPIKVRRKAKAEAETRARELLDRVGVGHQADKYPAQLSGGQQQRVAIARALAMEPKVMLFDEPTSALDPEMIKEVLDVMVDLAERGMTMVVVTHEMGFARTAANRVVFMADGRIIETAEPETFFTSPQSDRAKDFLGKILKH; encoded by the coding sequence ATGACCGTCACCGACGACGCTCCGGCCGACAAGAGCGCCCAGCGCTCCGGCGAGCCCCTGGTCGAGCTCTCCGACGTGCAGAAGTGGTACGGCGGGCTCCACGTCCTGCAGGACATCAACCTCTCGGTGGCGCGCGGCGAGGTCGTCGTGGTGATCGGGCCGTCCGGGTCCGGGAAGTCCACGCTGTGCCGCACGATCAACCGCCTGGAGCCGATCGACTCCGGCCAGATCCTCGTCGACGGCGAGCCGCTCCCCCAGGAGGGCAAGGCGCTCGCCCGGCACCGCGCCGACGTCGGCATGGTGTTCCAGAGCTTCAACCTGTTCGCGCACAAGACGATCCTGGAGAACGTCACGCTGGGACCGATCAAGGTGCGCAGGAAGGCGAAGGCCGAGGCCGAGACCCGCGCCCGCGAGCTCCTCGACCGGGTCGGCGTCGGCCACCAGGCGGACAAGTACCCCGCCCAGCTGTCCGGCGGCCAGCAGCAGCGCGTCGCCATCGCCCGGGCACTGGCGATGGAGCCGAAGGTGATGCTCTTCGACGAGCCGACCTCGGCGCTGGACCCGGAGATGATCAAGGAGGTGCTCGACGTCATGGTCGATCTCGCGGAGCGCGGGATGACCATGGTCGTCGTGACCCACGAGATGGGCTTCGCCCGCACCGCCGCCAACCGCGTCGTGTTCATGGCCGACGGCCGGATCATCGAGACCGCCGAGCCCGAGACGTTCTTCACCAGCCCCCAGAGCGACCGTGCCAAGGATTTCCTCGGAAAGATCCTCAAACACTGA